One segment of Sandaracinaceae bacterium DNA contains the following:
- a CDS encoding CDP-alcohol phosphatidyltransferase family protein: MTPIWGLTGDERLRRLFGTKGIPATLIDASETAALDGDADSVIVIRGDHVFEATLVVNLMANPGTVLCLEDGRPMAFHVAVANQAAAVSAIVAGSLPPALAASLRVVHPKDLSFNNQLRKRATPYVLLISDEQRVQIEEQVFAGSYKGVTDFVTKHVIPRAVLWLTRVAAAVGMRPNHVTTVGLILTILATWLFHEGHFGAGLVCAWSMSVLDSVDGKLARVTLDWSKFGDFYDHSIDLIHPPFWYWAWMVGCGAAFASHPYATLAIWAIMAGYVAQRVLEIAFMLMFRIEIHIWRPVDSWFRLITARRNPNLAILTVATLVGRPLEGILLVAFWTVVSLVVHAFQILQAAVHKARGLVIESWLSSDAPAR, from the coding sequence GTGACTCCCATCTGGGGTCTCACCGGCGACGAGCGGCTCCGCCGACTGTTCGGCACGAAGGGCATCCCCGCGACCCTGATCGATGCGAGCGAAACCGCCGCGCTCGATGGGGATGCGGACTCCGTGATCGTGATCCGCGGCGACCACGTGTTCGAGGCCACGTTGGTGGTGAACCTCATGGCCAACCCCGGCACCGTGCTGTGCCTCGAGGACGGTCGCCCCATGGCGTTCCACGTCGCCGTGGCCAATCAGGCGGCAGCCGTCTCCGCCATCGTGGCCGGATCCCTCCCGCCCGCGCTCGCGGCGTCCCTGCGCGTGGTCCACCCGAAGGACCTCTCGTTCAACAACCAGCTCCGCAAGCGGGCCACGCCCTACGTGCTGCTCATCTCGGACGAGCAGCGCGTGCAGATCGAAGAGCAGGTGTTCGCCGGCTCGTACAAGGGCGTCACCGACTTCGTCACGAAGCACGTCATCCCGCGCGCCGTCCTCTGGCTCACGCGGGTGGCCGCGGCCGTGGGCATGCGCCCCAACCACGTGACCACCGTGGGTCTGATCCTCACCATCCTCGCCACGTGGCTCTTCCACGAAGGGCACTTCGGCGCCGGCCTCGTGTGCGCCTGGAGCATGTCGGTGCTGGACTCGGTGGACGGCAAGCTCGCGCGGGTCACGCTGGACTGGTCCAAGTTCGGCGACTTCTACGACCACTCCATCGACCTGATTCACCCGCCGTTCTGGTATTGGGCGTGGATGGTCGGCTGCGGCGCGGCGTTCGCGTCGCACCCCTACGCCACCCTCGCCATCTGGGCGATCATGGCGGGCTATGTGGCCCAGCGTGTGCTCGAGATCGCGTTCATGCTCATGTTCCGCATCGAGATCCACATCTGGAGGCCGGTGGACAGCTGGTTCCGGCTCATCACCGCCCGGCGCAACCCCAACCTGGCCATCCTCACGGTGGCGACGCTGGTCGGCAGGCCGCTCGAGGGCATTCTCCTCGTGGCCTTCTGGACGGTGGTCTCGCTCGTCGTCCACGCGTTCCAGATCCTCCAGGCTGCGGTCCACAAGGCGCGTGGCCTCGTGATCGAGTCGTGGCTCTCGAGCGACG
- a CDS encoding flippase-like domain-containing protein, producing the protein MTNSALETTAGPDAKPGPKRRWVRIALAALGVLMLSGFLWAAGPKQVADNIGQVGFGFGYLLLVTFTWRIIETTGTWVLMTPERRVGWGKLFLIRSAGESVNMLSLFGNVAGEPVKAMLLKRHLGGTESTGLVLLDKTIFFLGSMTFMTVGTVFGVWVLADRPAVVVTSLALLTPWVSVLSFAVWRQAKGDFVVQASRLVRLLRIKLSENTMAKIARVDALLSDFWRLHKARFFMSYTLHTLGRCVRAVDVWLIVFLLGKHITLQAAFFAAAAGMLASTSFVFIPGGLGAFEGGHAVVFEAIGLGLSVGVTVGILRRIRNYVMAGFGYLLLVFWPAEAPPSK; encoded by the coding sequence ATGACGAACAGCGCGCTCGAGACGACCGCGGGTCCCGATGCGAAGCCCGGACCGAAGCGGCGCTGGGTGCGCATCGCGCTGGCGGCGCTCGGCGTGCTCATGCTCAGCGGCTTCCTCTGGGCGGCGGGACCCAAGCAGGTCGCAGACAACATCGGGCAGGTGGGCTTCGGCTTCGGCTACCTGCTGCTGGTCACCTTCACGTGGCGCATCATCGAGACCACGGGAACGTGGGTGCTGATGACGCCCGAGCGTCGCGTCGGCTGGGGCAAGCTCTTCCTCATCCGGTCTGCCGGGGAGTCGGTCAACATGCTGTCGCTCTTCGGCAACGTGGCCGGTGAGCCGGTGAAGGCCATGCTCCTGAAGCGTCACCTCGGCGGGACGGAGAGCACGGGGCTGGTGCTGCTCGACAAGACCATCTTCTTCCTGGGCAGCATGACCTTCATGACGGTCGGCACGGTCTTCGGCGTGTGGGTCCTCGCAGACCGCCCCGCCGTCGTGGTGACCAGCCTCGCCCTGCTCACACCGTGGGTCAGCGTGCTGTCCTTCGCGGTGTGGCGCCAGGCCAAGGGCGACTTCGTGGTCCAGGCGAGTCGCCTCGTGCGGCTCCTCCGCATCAAGTTGTCCGAGAACACGATGGCCAAGATCGCGCGCGTGGACGCGCTGCTCTCCGACTTCTGGCGGCTGCACAAGGCGCGCTTCTTCATGTCCTACACCCTGCACACCCTCGGCCGCTGCGTGCGTGCGGTCGATGTGTGGTTGATCGTGTTCCTCCTCGGCAAGCACATCACCCTGCAGGCTGCGTTCTTCGCGGCTGCGGCCGGCATGCTGGCCAGCACCAGCTTCGTGTTCATCCCGGGTGGCTTGGGCGCGTTCGAAGGCGGTCACGCCGTGGTCTTCGAGGCCATCGGGCTCGGGCTGTCCGTGGGCGTGACGGTCGGAATCCTGCGGCGCATCCGCAACTATGTGATGGCGGGGTTTGGGTACTTGCTGCTGGTCTTCTGGCCGGCCGAAGCGCCGCCCTCGAAGTGA
- a CDS encoding TetR/AcrR family transcriptional regulator: MSSAEARKTERRDEILAAALRVFAEKGYHDAGIADIAGVLGMGHGTFYRYYKNKHDIAVAVLDHVILRFAAVGLREDPESSNTLEAYRAQTARILTGMIDLGESDPDLVRFFQMQGFVVDAARLSRAMDAFALFVARFLNNGRSKGFLRQDLDVGPTSEALVALMFEGARRALGRTEPAQRRQWVDAGMRLMFDGIVG; this comes from the coding sequence ATGAGCAGCGCCGAGGCCCGCAAGACCGAGCGCCGTGACGAGATCCTCGCCGCGGCCCTGCGCGTGTTCGCCGAGAAGGGCTACCACGACGCCGGCATCGCGGACATCGCAGGCGTGCTGGGCATGGGGCACGGCACCTTCTACCGGTACTACAAGAACAAGCACGACATCGCCGTGGCCGTCCTCGACCACGTCATCCTCCGCTTCGCCGCGGTGGGCCTCCGGGAAGACCCCGAGAGCAGCAACACCCTCGAGGCCTACCGCGCGCAGACGGCGCGCATCCTCACGGGCATGATCGACCTCGGCGAGAGCGACCCCGACCTGGTGCGCTTCTTCCAGATGCAGGGCTTCGTGGTGGACGCCGCGCGCCTGAGCCGCGCCATGGACGCCTTCGCGCTCTTCGTGGCGCGCTTCCTGAACAACGGCCGCAGCAAGGGCTTCTTGCGCCAAGACCTGGACGTGGGGCCCACCTCGGAGGCGCTGGTGGCGCTCATGTTCGAGGGGGCACGCCGCGCGCTGGGCCGCACGGAGCCCGCCCAGCGCCGGCAATGGGTGGACGCCGGCATGCGGCTGATGTTCGACGGCATCGTGGGCTGA
- a CDS encoding SDR family NAD(P)-dependent oxidoreductase, which yields MQQASTSVLDHRVVIIGGGFSGLGVAIELLRRGQRDFVILEKASQLGGTWRENTYPGCACDVPSQLYSFSYAPNPDWDRVFAQQAEIQAYLLRVAEEHGVMAFVRLNAEVEEARFCEDSQRWLVRTNAGTYRAQVAVTAAGPLHVPKTPNIPGIERFTGDIFHTAQYRHDISLRGKRVAVVGTGSSAIQMVPEIQPEVAELILFQRTAPWVLPKPDHAIPPVEKAAFRHLPGFQKAYRETIYGALELLQLAQRKPKVMDQISRVGLRHLRRQVRDPELRAKLTPTFSLGCKRLLLSNTYYRALTRENATLLHSALERVTKRGVVGADGVERPADVIIFATGFRVTDTPSAELIFGRDGTCLRDAWAGSPRAYLGTTLHGFPNLFFMIGPNLGNGHSSAMVLIEAQAKYIADGLELLDQRALQSFEVRKDVEDDYNRDVQAALAGTVWNAGGCSSYYLDSNGRNSSIYPWTTLDLRFRLRRFDSEHYTLRGQARSTAPSARRGPAPTLALRGAVVAITGGARGIGLATAKAFLDEGARVCVGDVDFSAAQEAARELGADAHAFPLDVTERASWERFIEAVETQVGPLDVLVNNAGVMPTGRFLDEPDTVERATHAINVRGPALGMKVAVPHMIGRGRGHVVNVASLAGKLGIPGLATYVGSKHALVGLSAAVREELRGTGVTLTTVMPSAVRTRLIDGIPVAGLFPSQPEDVARAIVRSCRTRPAEVSVPGFLRAIPVIESALPAWPVQAFRRLVRQERVLTSVQAQARARYEGDIRAQGREERDTAATVSAGFTA from the coding sequence ATGCAGCAAGCGTCCACATCTGTCCTCGACCACCGCGTGGTCATCATCGGCGGGGGCTTCTCCGGCCTGGGGGTGGCCATCGAGCTGCTGCGCCGCGGGCAGCGCGACTTCGTCATCCTAGAGAAGGCCAGCCAACTGGGCGGCACCTGGCGCGAGAACACCTACCCGGGCTGCGCGTGTGACGTGCCCTCGCAGCTGTACTCCTTCTCCTATGCGCCCAACCCGGACTGGGACCGCGTGTTCGCGCAGCAAGCGGAGATTCAGGCGTACCTGCTGCGCGTGGCGGAAGAGCACGGCGTGATGGCCTTCGTGCGGCTGAACGCCGAGGTGGAAGAAGCCCGCTTCTGCGAGGACAGCCAGCGCTGGCTGGTGCGCACCAACGCGGGGACCTACCGCGCGCAGGTGGCGGTGACGGCCGCCGGCCCGCTGCACGTGCCGAAGACTCCCAACATCCCGGGCATCGAGCGCTTCACGGGCGACATCTTCCACACGGCGCAGTACCGCCACGACATCTCCCTGCGCGGCAAGCGCGTGGCCGTGGTGGGCACCGGGTCGTCCGCCATCCAGATGGTGCCCGAGATCCAGCCCGAGGTGGCCGAGCTCATCCTCTTCCAGCGCACGGCACCGTGGGTGCTGCCCAAGCCCGACCACGCCATCCCGCCCGTGGAGAAGGCCGCGTTCCGCCACCTGCCGGGCTTCCAGAAGGCCTACCGCGAGACCATTTACGGCGCGCTCGAGCTGCTGCAACTGGCCCAGCGCAAGCCTAAGGTCATGGACCAGATCTCGCGCGTGGGCCTCCGCCACCTGAGGCGCCAGGTGCGCGACCCGGAGCTGCGCGCGAAGCTCACGCCCACCTTCAGCCTGGGCTGCAAGCGCCTTCTGCTGTCCAACACCTACTACCGGGCGCTCACCAGAGAGAACGCCACCCTGCTACACAGCGCCCTCGAGCGCGTGACCAAGCGTGGTGTCGTGGGCGCCGACGGGGTGGAGCGGCCGGCCGACGTGATCATCTTTGCCACCGGCTTTCGCGTGACGGACACGCCCTCGGCGGAGCTCATCTTCGGGCGCGACGGCACGTGCCTGCGCGACGCCTGGGCTGGCAGCCCGCGCGCGTACCTCGGGACCACCCTGCACGGCTTCCCGAACCTGTTCTTCATGATTGGGCCCAACCTGGGCAACGGGCACTCGTCGGCCATGGTGCTCATCGAGGCGCAGGCCAAGTACATCGCCGATGGGCTCGAGCTGCTGGACCAACGCGCGCTGCAGAGCTTCGAGGTGCGCAAGGACGTGGAGGACGACTACAACCGCGACGTGCAGGCCGCCCTCGCGGGCACCGTGTGGAACGCGGGGGGCTGCAGCAGCTACTACTTGGACAGCAACGGCCGGAACAGCTCCATCTACCCGTGGACCACGCTGGACCTCCGCTTCCGCCTGCGGCGCTTCGACAGCGAGCACTACACGCTGCGAGGCCAGGCACGCAGCACAGCGCCCAGCGCGCGTCGCGGGCCCGCGCCCACCCTCGCGCTGCGAGGCGCGGTGGTGGCCATCACGGGCGGGGCGCGCGGCATCGGCCTTGCCACCGCGAAGGCCTTCTTGGACGAGGGCGCGCGGGTGTGCGTGGGCGACGTGGACTTCAGCGCGGCGCAAGAGGCCGCGCGTGAGCTGGGCGCCGACGCGCACGCCTTCCCGTTGGACGTGACCGAGCGCGCCTCGTGGGAGCGCTTCATCGAAGCCGTGGAGACGCAGGTGGGCCCTCTCGACGTGCTCGTGAACAACGCGGGCGTCATGCCCACGGGCCGCTTCCTGGACGAGCCGGACACGGTGGAGCGCGCCACCCACGCCATCAACGTGCGTGGCCCGGCGCTGGGCATGAAGGTGGCCGTGCCGCACATGATCGGCCGAGGCCGCGGACACGTGGTCAACGTGGCGTCGCTGGCGGGCAAGCTGGGCATCCCGGGCCTGGCCACCTACGTGGGCAGCAAGCACGCGCTGGTGGGGCTGAGCGCCGCCGTGCGCGAGGAGCTGCGCGGCACGGGCGTCACGCTCACCACGGTGATGCCCAGCGCGGTGCGCACGCGGCTCATCGACGGCATCCCGGTGGCGGGCCTGTTCCCCAGCCAGCCCGAAGACGTGGCGCGCGCCATCGTGCGTAGCTGCCGCACGCGGCCGGCGGAGGTGTCGGTGCCCGGCTTCCTGCGGGCCATCCCCGTCATCGAGAGCGCCCTGCCCGCCTGGCCCGTGCAGGCGTTCCGGCGGCTGGTGCGCCAAGAGCGCGTGCTCACCAGCGTGCAGGCGCAGGCACGTGCCCGCTACGAAGGCGACATCCGCGCGCAGGGGCGCGAGGAGCGAGACACCGCGGCCACCGTGTCCGCTGGATTCACGGCGTGA
- a CDS encoding class I mannose-6-phosphate isomerase: protein MTPPKNWQGPLRLRPQFTPQSRTPWGGTRIAELYGKELGLPAGERVGEAWVLSLDPQFPSRVGDALLSEQMDCALLVKLLDAAQPLSVQIHPSDDYVGLRPGECGKPEAWYVVERDPGAGLFLGFREGVGATEVRAALDANADVSQLMHFAPVEPGDFFLIEAGTPHAIGAGVTLVEPQRVIAGSSGVTYRYWDWGRRYDAAGVPSEDGKARELHIDHAIAVTDWARVTRYSFIDTIRRRAGVPVLTGLPVVTVLAEHPSSAELQVARLEGTGSCTLPAWSHVAMGLTVLEGSVQFANGEVVHRGETAALPEGAAGLPVTLSGAHALVMTARPA, encoded by the coding sequence ATGACCCCACCAAAAAACTGGCAAGGTCCCCTGCGGCTGCGGCCCCAGTTCACTCCCCAGAGCCGCACACCATGGGGCGGGACTCGCATCGCGGAGCTCTATGGCAAAGAGTTGGGGCTGCCCGCGGGAGAGCGCGTGGGCGAAGCCTGGGTGCTGTCGCTGGACCCGCAGTTCCCAAGCCGGGTTGGTGATGCCCTGCTCTCGGAGCAGATGGACTGCGCGCTGCTGGTGAAGCTGCTGGATGCCGCGCAGCCCCTGTCGGTCCAGATCCACCCGTCCGACGACTACGTGGGGCTGCGGCCCGGCGAGTGCGGCAAGCCCGAGGCCTGGTACGTGGTGGAGCGCGACCCAGGGGCCGGCCTGTTTCTGGGCTTCCGTGAGGGCGTGGGCGCCACCGAGGTGCGGGCTGCGCTGGACGCGAACGCGGACGTATCTCAGTTGATGCATTTCGCCCCAGTCGAGCCCGGTGACTTCTTCCTCATCGAGGCGGGCACCCCACACGCCATCGGGGCCGGAGTCACGCTGGTGGAGCCGCAGCGCGTGATCGCGGGCTCTTCTGGGGTGACGTATCGATATTGGGACTGGGGCCGACGCTACGATGCTGCGGGCGTTCCCTCCGAAGATGGGAAGGCCCGCGAACTCCACATAGACCACGCCATTGCAGTCACCGACTGGGCGCGCGTCACGCGCTATTCCTTCATTGATACCATCCGCCGCCGAGCAGGAGTTCCCGTCCTCACGGGACTTCCGGTCGTCACGGTGCTCGCGGAGCATCCCTCCTCGGCGGAGCTCCAGGTGGCACGCCTCGAGGGTACCGGCTCCTGCACCCTCCCCGCCTGGTCCCATGTGGCCATGGGCCTGACCGTCCTCGAGGGCAGCGTGCAGTTCGCCAACGGCGAGGTGGTCCACCGCGGCGAGACAGCGGCCCTGCCCGAGGGAGCTGCCGGGCTGCCAGTCACGCTTTCTGGCGCGCATGCGCTGGTGATGACCGCCCGGCCAGCATGA
- a CDS encoding (deoxy)nucleoside triphosphate pyrophosphohydrolase, producing the protein MLFDASKSIRVVAALVERDGRYLITQRRPSAVLPLLWEFPGGRVETGESDSEALRREFSERLGEAVRLEVGELISFVSHPYEHYTVDLYLYQCAFENAAATLVTRAVNAFRWVTSDEFDALPFTPADEASMNQLLGEG; encoded by the coding sequence GTGCTCTTCGATGCCTCGAAATCGATTCGTGTCGTGGCCGCGCTCGTGGAGCGGGACGGACGCTACCTGATCACCCAGCGTCGCCCGAGCGCGGTGCTGCCGCTGCTCTGGGAGTTTCCCGGTGGGCGCGTGGAGACGGGCGAGTCCGACAGCGAAGCCCTGCGCCGTGAGTTCAGCGAGCGCTTGGGCGAAGCGGTGCGGCTCGAGGTTGGCGAGCTGATCTCCTTCGTCAGCCACCCATACGAGCACTACACGGTGGACCTCTACCTCTACCAGTGCGCCTTCGAGAACGCCGCGGCCACGCTGGTGACGCGCGCCGTCAACGCGTTCCGTTGGGTGACGTCCGACGAGTTCGACGCGCTGCCCTTCACGCCGGCCGACGAAGCGTCCATGAACCAGCTGCTGGGAGAGGGGTGA
- a CDS encoding zinc ribbon domain-containing protein, which translates to MSGAPEVCPVCGTRIPPGATRCPGCARVFGEDNRCPHCHAVAGVRARGGGYVCVACNKPREVKPGTSILGGGGGEPFAGSLEPATGAQIESAAGRSAGFALKAFGMFSIAAGVLGAGAMLAIFPFGAAALVAAMAFGVTGGGVGVVSMLAGSKARTAAIARARRQGELLVLKLAEQRGGVLTVTDVATELRIASADADALLTHMAADGSRVGVEISRDGVVLFRFLELQSRGPKVRVAPEDELAARFEELEAAEAQKAKPAEREL; encoded by the coding sequence TTGAGCGGGGCCCCCGAGGTCTGCCCAGTCTGTGGCACGCGCATCCCCCCAGGGGCCACGCGCTGTCCCGGCTGCGCGCGCGTCTTCGGCGAGGACAACCGCTGCCCCCACTGCCATGCGGTGGCGGGCGTGCGTGCGCGCGGTGGTGGCTACGTGTGCGTGGCCTGCAACAAGCCGCGCGAGGTGAAGCCCGGCACGTCCATCCTGGGCGGCGGTGGTGGCGAGCCGTTCGCGGGCAGCCTCGAGCCGGCCACGGGGGCTCAGATCGAGTCGGCCGCTGGGCGCTCGGCGGGCTTCGCCCTCAAGGCGTTCGGCATGTTCTCCATCGCGGCCGGTGTGCTGGGGGCCGGCGCCATGCTGGCCATTTTCCCGTTCGGTGCCGCTGCGCTCGTGGCGGCGATGGCCTTCGGAGTCACGGGCGGGGGCGTGGGCGTGGTGTCCATGCTTGCCGGAAGCAAGGCCCGCACGGCGGCCATAGCCCGCGCTCGCCGCCAGGGTGAGCTTCTGGTGCTCAAGCTCGCCGAGCAGCGCGGGGGCGTGCTCACCGTGACCGACGTGGCCACCGAGCTGCGCATCGCCAGCGCCGACGCGGATGCGTTGCTCACCCACATGGCGGCCGATGGCTCGCGCGTGGGGGTGGAGATCAGCCGCGATGGCGTGGTGCTCTTCCGCTTCCTCGAGCTGCAGTCGCGCGGGCCCAAGGTGCGCGTGGCGCCGGAAGACGAGCTGGCGGCCCGCTTCGAAGAGCTGGAGGCGGCCGAAGCCCAGAAGGCCAAGCCCGCCGAGCGCGAGCTCTGA
- a CDS encoding GNAT family N-acetyltransferase, which yields MAAAATAESALRIRAATKADFDQIVAVLDRWWGGPSPERAHPLFFHEFGETALVAEEGDQLVGFLLGLHTTGASPTAYIHLVGIHPDHRRRGVGHDLYGTFCERARAAGVPRAKAIAAVGHDGPIRFHQALGFQGTEDPNYAGRGRARMVFLKDL from the coding sequence ATGGCAGCAGCAGCGACAGCGGAGTCCGCGCTCCGCATCCGGGCCGCGACCAAGGCGGACTTCGATCAAATCGTCGCCGTGCTGGACCGCTGGTGGGGAGGGCCGTCGCCGGAGCGTGCGCACCCGCTCTTCTTCCACGAGTTCGGTGAGACCGCGCTGGTGGCCGAGGAGGGCGACCAGCTGGTGGGCTTCCTGCTGGGCCTGCACACCACGGGCGCGTCGCCCACCGCGTACATCCACCTGGTGGGCATCCACCCCGACCACCGCCGCCGCGGCGTGGGACACGACCTCTACGGCACCTTTTGCGAGCGCGCACGTGCGGCTGGCGTCCCGCGGGCCAAGGCCATCGCCGCCGTGGGCCACGACGGCCCCATCCGGTTTCACCAGGCGCTCGGCTTCCAGGGCACCGAGGACCCCAATTACGCCGGCCGCGGGCGGGCACGCATGGTGTTCCTGAAGGACCTTTGA